From the genome of Salmonella enterica subsp. houtenae serovar Houten:
CCTGGTAAGGCTGGCGGCATCAGGGCTTTAATGCCACAATTCCTCTTTCTTCTGATGCAGGATGAATGATGAAAAAAGTAGCGATCGTTGGCGCATTGCTGGTTCTGGCCGGATGCGCCGAGGTGGAAAACTATCATGATGTGGTGAAAACGCCCGCGCCGGCCGGTCTGGAAGGGTACTGGCAGTCAAAAGGCCCGCAACGTAAGCTGGTGAGCCCTGAAGCTATCGCCAGCCTGGTAGTGACTAAAGAGGGCGATACGCTGGACTGCCGCCAGTGGCAGCGCGTTATTGCCCTGCCGGGCAAGCTGACCATGCTCTCCGATGATTTAACCAATGTTACGGTTAAGCGTGAGCTTTATGAGATTGAGCGCGACGGAAATACCCTGGAATATGATGGCATGACGCTGCAACGGGTCGCTCGTCCGACGCCGGAGTGCGCCGCCGCGTTAGAAAAAACGCCGCTGCCGACGCCACTGCCGTAATTTCGCTTCCCGACGGCAGCGTTCTGCCGCCGGGAAAGTTCATCACATGTCCTCAATGATCCACACGCTGACGCTGCCCCCGTTGCAGAAGAAAGTCGCTTCGCCTTGATCATTAGTTACAACATGCTCATCCCGGTTTCCCAGAAAATCACGCCAGGTTTTGTTAGCGTAATTGTCGCCGAGCAGGAGGGTTTTTTCACCGTCGTCGCCATTAGAAAGTACAACCACACAGCCTGGATTCTCTTCAGTACCGCTGCGACTAAAGGCAATACAGTTAGGATGATCGAAAAAGAGTGTTTGTATGCCGTGCGCAAAACGCTGACGGGCGAGAATCAGCCGATCCAGTTGGGGAATTATCGGCATGTCGACCCGACAGGTCTCGCCATTTTCGCCGCTATCCTCATAGCTGGCGCCGTATAAATCGGGATAAAACACCGACGGTACGCCATTTTCACGAAGCAGGATCAGCGCATAGGCCACCGGTTTGAACCAGGGTTCTACCGGCGCTTCCAGCGCCTGTAACGGTTGTGTATCGTGGTTAGCGACCAGCGTCACCGCATGAAAAGGGTCGGCTTCTACCAGCGTGTCGGTGAAAATGTGGCGCATGTCATAATCCGCGCCCTGGCGGGAGGCCTCGTGAAATTTCATCTGCAACGGCGCGTCGAACAGCATGGTTTTCCCGTCAACCTGATCGATGTACGTTTGCAGTTTATCCACTTCATGCGACCAGTATTCTGCGACAATAAACAGCGGTGTTGGCGCGACCGCCTGGACATGCTCAATCCATTCCTTATAAAACCAGGCGGGTATATGTTTTACCGCGTCCAGGCGAAAGCCGTCACAGTGGGTCTGTTCCATGACCCAACGAGCCCAATATTTAATCTCTTCCGTAACCGCGTGATTGCGAAAATCGATATTTTCACCCATCAGATAGTCGAAATTACCCATCTCATCATCAACCTGATCGTTCCAGCCATCGCCGGTATAGTCATTGACGATCTTAAAAATGCCGTCTTCGTCGGGATTCTCAATGTGATCAATGCCGCTGAAACAGTGATAATCCCAAATAAAGTTGGAATACTGGCCCGCGCGGGCAGGGAAGGTGTAGCGTGTCCAGCCTTCGCATTCGATGATGTTGTCATCGATTTGCGTGCGGTCATTCTGATTCACGCGCTGAACGCGAATACGTTCTTTTTCGTCAGCGCCCATTTTGTGGTTCACGACTACGTCGAGCAGCACCGCAATATTATTTTTTTTGAGCGCGTCTATCGCCGTCAGTAACTGGCGTTTATCACCGTACTTTGTCGCGACGGTTCCTTTTTGGTCAAATTCGCCGAGGTCAAACAGGTCGTAGGTATCATAGCCTACGGAATAGCCGCCGGAGGCGCCTTTACAGGCGGGCGGTAGCCAGACCATATTGATACCGATATCATTCAGCCCATCAGCTCGTTCCGCCAGCTCAGGCCAGAGTTTACCGCCGTCGGGATAATACCAGTGGAAGTACTGCAATAACGTGGGGTTTTTCATCTTCCGTGCTCCAGAAGTCGTTTAGCCGACCTCTGGAGTATGGAGGAATTTTCATACGAGACGGGAAAATATTATGGGGCGCCAGGCGCGTCTGGTACGAGTAACATACCGGAAAGACGACCATAAGCGTTGTTGAGCGATTTTTGGCGGGTGGATTGTCCGATCAAACTACTGAGTTCATCCAGTCGCTGTTGCAGCAGCCCTTTGAGGAGCTGCTCATTATCCAGCGTTTGTTTGATGTACCCGGCGACCATATCCTGAATACTTCGTGTAATGCCCGGTGGAGTTTGCTTTTCCATCACCGTTTCGATACTTTGCAGATAAGAGACCTCTTGTTGCAATAAGAGATCCCATTCACCTCGCTGCGCAAGTTCAAGCAGCGATTGACTGAGCAGCGCAATACGCTGCCAAC
Proteins encoded in this window:
- the amyS gene encoding alpha-amylase → MKNPTLLQYFHWYYPDGGKLWPELAERADGLNDIGINMVWLPPACKGASGGYSVGYDTYDLFDLGEFDQKGTVATKYGDKRQLLTAIDALKKNNIAVLLDVVVNHKMGADEKERIRVQRVNQNDRTQIDDNIIECEGWTRYTFPARAGQYSNFIWDYHCFSGIDHIENPDEDGIFKIVNDYTGDGWNDQVDDEMGNFDYLMGENIDFRNHAVTEEIKYWARWVMEQTHCDGFRLDAVKHIPAWFYKEWIEHVQAVAPTPLFIVAEYWSHEVDKLQTYIDQVDGKTMLFDAPLQMKFHEASRQGADYDMRHIFTDTLVEADPFHAVTLVANHDTQPLQALEAPVEPWFKPVAYALILLRENGVPSVFYPDLYGASYEDSGENGETCRVDMPIIPQLDRLILARQRFAHGIQTLFFDHPNCIAFSRSGTEENPGCVVVLSNGDDGEKTLLLGDNYANKTWRDFLGNRDEHVVTNDQGEATFFCNGGSVSVWIIEDM
- the fliT gene encoding flagellar protein FliT, which produces MTSTVEFINRWQRIALLSQSLLELAQRGEWDLLLQQEVSYLQSIETVMEKQTPPGITRSIQDMVAGYIKQTLDNEQLLKGLLQQRLDELSSLIGQSTRQKSLNNAYGRLSGMLLVPDAPGAP
- the yedD gene encoding lipoprotein; amino-acid sequence: MKKVAIVGALLVLAGCAEVENYHDVVKTPAPAGLEGYWQSKGPQRKLVSPEAIASLVVTKEGDTLDCRQWQRVIALPGKLTMLSDDLTNVTVKRELYEIERDGNTLEYDGMTLQRVARPTPECAAALEKTPLPTPLP